The Nicotiana tabacum cultivar K326 chromosome 14, ASM71507v2, whole genome shotgun sequence genome contains a region encoding:
- the LOC107782504 gene encoding sesquiterpene synthase 12-like, whose protein sequence is MSQSISPIFPRFAKFQSNIWRCSTFELRVIHSSYASIGGRRKERERRMKRAMNPSSSSRHLADFHSTIWGDHFLSYNSEITEITSLEKNEHEELKEIGRKMLVETPDNSTQKLVLIDTIQRLGLAYHFNDEIENSIQNIFYLSQNSEEDDEHNLYVVALRFRLARQQGNYMSSDVFKQFTNHDGKFKENHTNDVRGLLSLYEAAHMSVHDEEILEESLIFTTTHLESMIPNLSNSLKVQVTEALSQPIRKTIPRVGARKYIYIYENIEAHNDLLLKFAKLDFNMLQKLHRKELNELTSWWKDLDFANKFPYAKDRLVEAYFWMVGIYFEPQYSRSRRMITKVVKTNSIIDDTYDAYATFDELVLFTDAIQRWDIGAMDSLPTYLRPIYQGLLDVFNEMEEVLAKEGKADRIYYAKKEMKKLVATYFKEAEWLNANYIPKCEEYMKNGLVSCTGMMYGTISLVVMEEFITKETFEWLANEPLILRASSTICRLMDDIADHEVEQQRGHVASFVECYMKEYGVSKQEAYVEMWKNITNAWKCINKELLRPTAVPMFVLERTLNYTRLVDTFFKDDDGYTNPKSKVKDLITLLFVESIDI, encoded by the exons ATGAGTCAATCAATTTCTCCAATCTTTCCTCGCTTTGCAAAATTTCAGTCGAATATTTGGAGATGCAGTACTTTTGAACTCAGAGTTATACACTCATCATATGCCTCTATTGGAGGgaggagaaaagagagagaaagaagaatgaAGCGAGCAATGAATCCTTCTTCAAGCTCGCGTCATTTGGCAGATTTTCACTCAACCATTTGGGGTGACCATTTTCTCTCCTACAATTCTGAAATAACA GAAATTACTAGCCTAGAGAAAAATGAACATGAAGAGTTAAAAGAAATAGGTAGGAAAATGTTGGTAGAAACTCCAGATAATAGTACACAAAAACTTGTCTTGATTGACACAATTCAAAGATTGGGATTAGCATATCATTTCAATGATGAGATTGAAAACTCCATTCAAAACATCTTTTATTTGTCCCAAAATAGTGAAGAAGACGATGAACACAACCTTTATGTTGTTGCTCTTCGTTTTCGACTTGCGAGGCAACAAGGAAATTACATGTCTTCAG ATGTGTTCAAGCAATTCACTAACCATGAcggaaaattcaaggaaaatcATACTAATGATGTTCGAGGATTACTGAGTTTGTATGAAGCAGCACATATGAGCGTGCACGACGAGGAAATTCTAGAAGAATCTCTTATCTTTACCACCACTCATCTCGAGTCCATGATCCCGAATTTGAGTAACTCGCTTAAGGTACAAGTTACTGAAGCCTTAAGCCAGCCTATTCGCAAAACTATACCAAGGGTGGGAGCAAGGAAATACATATACATTTATGAAAATATTGAAGCACATAATGATTTGCTTTTGAAATTTGCAAAGTTGGACTTTAACATGTTACAAAAGCTTCACCGGAAAGAGCTTAACGAGCTAACAAG CTGGTGGAAAGATTTGGATTTTGCAAACAAATTTCCATATGCAAAGGACAGATTGGTAGAAGCTTACTTTTGGATGGTGGGAATATATTTTGAACCTCAGTATAGTCGTTCAAGAAGAATGATAACAAAAGTAGTCAAAACTAACTCCATCATTGATGACACTTATGATGCTTATGCAACTTTTGATGAGCTTGTGCTTTTCACGGATGCTATCCAAag ATGGGACATAGGTGCCATGGATTCATTACCGACATATCTGAGACCTATTTATCAAGGCCTTCTCGACGTTTTCAATGAAATGGAAGAAGTATTGGCCAAAGAAGGTAAAGCAGATCGCATCTACTATGCGAAAAAAGAG ATGAAAAAGTTGGTGGCAACCTATTTTAAGGAAGCTGAATGGTTGAATGCTAACTACATTCCAAAATGTGAGGAGTATATGAAAAATGGACTTGTAAGCTGTACGGGTATGATGTATGGAACAATTTCTTTGGTTGTTATGGAAGAATTTATAACAAAAGAGACTTTTGAATGGTTGGCAAATGAACCTTTGATTCTTCGAGCTTCATCAACAATTTGCAGATTAATGGACGATATTGCCGATCACGAA GTTGAACAACAAAGAGGACATGTTGCTTCATTTGTGGAGTGCTACATGAAAGAATATGGAGTTTCAAAGCAAGAAGCATATGTTGAGATGTGGAAAAACATTACAAATGCGTGGAAATGCATAAATAAGGAACTCCTTCGCCCTACTGCAGTACCAATGTTTGTCCTTGAACGAACTTTAAATTATACAAGATTGGTTGATACATTTTTCAAAGATGATGATGGATACACAAATCCCAAATCCAAAGTTAAAGACCTAATTACTTTGTTGTTTGTCGAATCTATCGACATATAA